A stretch of Microbulbifer sp. SAOS-129_SWC DNA encodes these proteins:
- a CDS encoding FtsX-like permease family protein produces MLIEWCNALDRKLLRDLWAIKGQALAIAVVIGCGVGMYIMSRGMLLSLQETRDAYYERYRFADLWAPVKRAPDALREQIVTLPGVRRAETRIRAGVVLDVEGASAPITGEIQSLPEKPVPHINDIVLRRGRYFDPQHEDEVLALQSFAEAHGLGPGDHLYAILNGTKKRLTITGVVLSPEYVYAISPGEIVPDKKRFGVLWMNREALANAFDLDGAFNEAVLLTSPGANEDAVIDQLDTLLKRYGATGAYGRKQQISDQFLSNEINQLNTMGRILPPVFLLVAAFLLNVVINRLIDTEREQIGLLKAFGYGRMAVALHYLKMIGAVTLLGIVIGIAMGLWLGQGLARMYQDYFKFPFLLFSAPADVYLIAVGAALGVGGTATVSAVLRATRLEPAVAMVPPPPPDYSRSAAGLERLARWLDQPSRMILRHLYRWPKRAGLTTLGIAMSMGLLIGASFSWDAMLYMVDISFNVIDRQDVTVNFVEPRNRRAVQDLLHAPGVMTAEPFRAVPAVLRNGQFNRREAIIGLSDNAKLSRVVDTTLHPVPLPPNGLLLSDKLAELLHVEAGDLLRVEIRTGRRPEVDLPVRGIVKTYMGTAAYMDLRSLNRLLKEDIAISGGYLLVDPQRTDALYRALKNTPVVAGVSLQEQAQSAFYDTLQESLGTFVFFNTLFAGLIAVGVVYNNARISLSERARELASLRVLGLTRGEVSYILLGELALLTLLALPLGAFLGYALARGLVLSFDTELFRIPLIINPSTYGYAVLIVVLAAIGSGLLVRRRIDRLDLIGVLKTRE; encoded by the coding sequence AGCGCGCGCCGGATGCCCTGCGCGAGCAGATCGTCACGCTACCCGGTGTGCGCCGCGCCGAAACCCGCATTCGCGCCGGGGTAGTCCTCGACGTGGAGGGCGCCAGTGCACCGATCACCGGTGAAATCCAGTCGCTGCCGGAAAAGCCCGTGCCACACATCAACGATATTGTGCTGCGCCGCGGCCGCTACTTCGATCCGCAGCACGAGGACGAAGTGCTGGCGTTGCAGTCTTTCGCCGAGGCCCACGGCCTCGGCCCCGGCGACCACCTCTACGCGATCCTGAACGGCACCAAGAAACGGCTCACCATCACCGGCGTGGTGCTGTCACCGGAATACGTGTATGCCATTTCACCCGGTGAAATCGTGCCGGACAAGAAACGTTTCGGTGTTTTGTGGATGAACCGCGAGGCGCTGGCCAATGCCTTCGACCTGGACGGTGCCTTCAACGAGGCCGTACTACTCACCTCGCCCGGCGCCAACGAGGACGCGGTGATCGACCAGCTCGACACCCTGCTCAAACGCTACGGCGCCACCGGCGCCTACGGCCGCAAGCAGCAGATCTCCGACCAGTTTCTCAGCAACGAGATCAACCAGCTCAACACCATGGGTCGCATACTGCCGCCGGTATTCCTGCTGGTGGCGGCTTTCCTGTTGAACGTGGTGATCAACCGCCTGATCGACACCGAACGCGAACAGATCGGGCTGCTCAAGGCCTTCGGCTACGGCCGCATGGCTGTGGCGCTGCACTACCTGAAAATGATTGGCGCGGTTACCCTGCTCGGCATTGTCATCGGTATCGCCATGGGGCTGTGGCTGGGCCAAGGGCTGGCCAGAATGTACCAGGATTACTTCAAGTTTCCGTTCCTGCTGTTCAGCGCCCCGGCCGATGTCTACCTGATCGCAGTCGGAGCCGCCCTCGGCGTGGGCGGTACCGCCACCGTGTCTGCGGTGCTGCGCGCCACTCGCCTGGAGCCGGCGGTGGCGATGGTGCCGCCCCCGCCGCCGGATTACAGCCGCTCGGCAGCGGGGCTCGAACGCCTGGCGCGCTGGCTCGACCAGCCGAGCCGCATGATCCTGCGCCACCTGTATCGCTGGCCCAAGCGCGCCGGGCTGACGACCCTCGGCATCGCCATGTCGATGGGCCTGCTGATCGGCGCGAGTTTTTCGTGGGATGCCATGCTGTATATGGTCGATATCAGTTTCAATGTCATCGATCGCCAGGATGTCACGGTCAATTTTGTCGAGCCGCGCAACCGGCGCGCCGTGCAGGACCTGCTGCACGCCCCGGGGGTGATGACGGCCGAGCCGTTTCGCGCGGTACCCGCGGTCCTGCGCAACGGCCAGTTCAACCGCCGCGAGGCGATTATCGGCCTCAGTGACAACGCCAAATTGAGCCGCGTGGTGGATACCACGCTGCACCCGGTCCCCCTGCCCCCGAACGGGCTGCTGCTGTCGGACAAGCTCGCCGAACTGCTGCACGTGGAAGCCGGCGACCTGCTGCGGGTCGAGATCCGCACCGGCCGGCGACCGGAAGTCGATCTTCCGGTACGCGGTATCGTCAAAACCTATATGGGCACCGCGGCCTATATGGACCTGCGCAGTCTCAACCGGCTGCTGAAGGAAGATATTGCCATCAGCGGCGGCTACCTGCTGGTGGACCCACAGCGCACTGACGCACTCTACCGCGCACTGAAAAATACCCCGGTGGTCGCCGGTGTCAGCCTGCAAGAGCAGGCGCAGAGCGCGTTTTACGACACCCTGCAGGAAAGCCTGGGCACCTTTGTATTTTTCAACACGCTGTTCGCCGGGCTGATCGCGGTGGGCGTGGTCTACAACAATGCGCGCATTTCCCTGTCCGAACGGGCGCGCGAGCTGGCCAGCCTGCGGGTACTGGGCCTGACCCGCGGCGAAGTGTCCTACATTCTGCTGGGAGAACTGGCGTTGTTGACCCTGCTGGCCCTGCCATTGGGGGCCTTCCTCGGTTACGCGCTGGCACGCGGGCTGGTGCTCTCCTTCGACACCGAGCTGTTTCGCATTCCGCTGATCATCAACCCCAGTACCTACGGCTACGCCGTGCTCATCGTAGTGCTGGCGGCCATCGGTTCCGGCCTGCTGGTGCGCCGGCGCATCGATCGCCTCGACCTGATTGGCGTACTCAAGACCCGGGAGTGA
- a CDS encoding efflux RND transporter periplasmic adaptor subunit, with the protein MGRKLVKRLFGIGLLAGLLLFFAYAFLPKPVPVDMAHVTRGPMTVSVSDEGYTRVRDVYVVSAPVTGYLLRIERNVGDRVDAHKTPLAQLLPTHPEFLNERARVQAQAAIDSAKAALNLARAERRDAEAKLRFARADAARARKLAPKGYISKEELERMELAQDSAEAALDTAKAAERMRSGELDNARAQLITPDAEHPDAGNNKIITITAPVGGRVLQRRQESEKVVTAGTPLLDIGNPAQLEVVVDLLSRDAVQVQPGAPVSMTNWGGDYPLHGRARLIEPYGFTKYSALGIEEQRVNVIIDFTDPRSEWQRLGHGYRVDAEIQTWHGDNILQLPAGALLRHAGRWAVFRVVGDHAVMTPIKIGHNNGQQVEIQQGLSEGDTLVLHPSERIEDGISVVRRKQ; encoded by the coding sequence ATGGGCAGGAAACTGGTCAAGCGACTTTTCGGTATCGGGCTGCTCGCCGGCCTGCTGCTGTTCTTCGCCTACGCCTTTCTGCCCAAGCCGGTCCCAGTGGACATGGCGCATGTTACCCGCGGCCCAATGACCGTTTCGGTGAGCGACGAGGGCTATACCCGCGTGCGCGATGTGTATGTGGTATCCGCGCCGGTGACCGGCTACCTGCTGCGTATCGAGCGCAACGTCGGCGATCGCGTCGATGCACACAAGACACCACTGGCGCAGCTGCTGCCCACGCACCCGGAGTTTCTCAATGAGCGCGCCCGCGTGCAGGCGCAGGCCGCCATCGACAGTGCCAAAGCCGCGCTCAACCTGGCCCGCGCCGAGCGCCGCGATGCGGAGGCAAAACTACGCTTTGCCCGCGCCGACGCCGCGCGCGCGCGCAAGCTGGCCCCCAAGGGTTATATCTCCAAAGAAGAACTGGAGCGCATGGAACTGGCACAGGACAGCGCCGAAGCGGCGCTCGACACCGCCAAGGCCGCCGAACGCATGCGCAGTGGCGAACTGGACAATGCGCGCGCGCAGCTGATTACCCCGGATGCCGAGCACCCGGATGCCGGCAACAATAAAATCATCACGATCACCGCCCCGGTCGGCGGCCGCGTGTTGCAGCGGCGCCAGGAGAGCGAGAAAGTCGTCACCGCCGGCACCCCATTACTGGATATCGGCAACCCGGCGCAGCTGGAAGTGGTGGTGGATCTGCTCTCCCGCGATGCGGTGCAGGTACAGCCCGGCGCTCCGGTAAGCATGACCAACTGGGGCGGGGACTATCCACTACACGGCCGTGCGCGGCTGATAGAACCCTACGGCTTTACCAAATACTCCGCCCTCGGCATCGAGGAGCAGCGAGTCAATGTCATTATCGATTTTACCGATCCACGCAGCGAGTGGCAGCGCCTTGGCCACGGTTACCGCGTCGACGCCGAGATCCAGACCTGGCACGGCGACAACATCCTGCAGCTGCCCGCCGGTGCCCTGCTGCGTCACGCCGGCCGCTGGGCGGTATTCAGGGTCGTGGGCGACCACGCGGTGATGACGCCGATTAAAATCGGCCACAACAATGGCCAGCAGGTGGAGATACAGCAGGGGCTGAGCGAGGGCGACACCCTGGTGCTGCACCCGAGCGAGCGCATTGAAGATGGAATCAGCGTGGTGCGTAGGAAGCAGTAA
- a CDS encoding DUF2306 domain-containing protein encodes MIYLHLAYWHLATIVPAFFIGTYLLLRRKGTPGHRLLGKLYMLLMLATALITLFMSAQVGPTLFHHFGFIHIFSLLVLYSVPAAYLAVRSGNIKKHRGNMVGLYIGGLLLAGSFALMPGRLLHGWVFA; translated from the coding sequence ATGATCTATCTGCACCTTGCCTACTGGCATCTGGCCACTATCGTGCCCGCATTTTTCATCGGTACTTATCTGCTGCTGCGGCGCAAGGGGACGCCGGGGCACCGGCTGCTCGGTAAACTGTATATGCTGCTGATGCTGGCCACGGCGCTGATTACGCTGTTCATGTCGGCGCAGGTCGGGCCGACCCTCTTTCATCATTTCGGTTTTATCCATATTTTCAGCCTGCTGGTACTGTACAGCGTGCCTGCGGCTTATCTGGCGGTGCGCAGCGGCAATATCAAAAAACATCGCGGCAATATGGTGGGGCTGTATATCGGCGGCCTGCTGTTGGCCGGCTCCTTTGCCCTGATGCCCGGGCGACTGTTGCACGGCTGGGTGTTTGCCTGA
- a CDS encoding nuclear transport factor 2 family protein, with protein sequence MKKYLILVTVLLASICAGASAKTPDLEQLGRDYFAAFVATQEPDATKQDVENYLAFLTDDVGHQHFPNSPDDSRARGNKARARKGMTHYLGGNSSFEAKLESITTGKDVIVLKYKQRFAGYHQQLKKEVGFASDVIEVLEIENGKVSVIRTYAKSL encoded by the coding sequence ATGAAGAAATATCTGATATTGGTCACTGTATTGCTGGCGAGCATTTGTGCGGGGGCCAGTGCGAAGACACCGGATCTGGAGCAGTTGGGCCGGGACTACTTTGCGGCATTCGTAGCGACACAGGAGCCGGATGCGACCAAGCAGGATGTCGAAAACTATCTTGCCTTCCTCACTGACGACGTTGGTCATCAGCATTTTCCCAATTCACCGGACGATAGCCGGGCCCGGGGCAACAAGGCGCGGGCACGCAAGGGGATGACCCATTATCTCGGTGGAAATTCCAGTTTCGAAGCGAAGCTTGAGAGCATCACTACCGGCAAGGATGTGATCGTGCTGAAATACAAGCAGCGCTTTGCGGGTTACCACCAGCAACTCAAGAAAGAAGTGGGGTTCGCATCGGATGTTATTGAAGTGCTCGAAATCGAGAACGGCAAAGTGTCGGTGATCAGGACCTACGCAAAATCGCTGTAA
- a CDS encoding M3 family metallopeptidase, protein MRKSLIATAIGVSLAISAHANETPTSHQNPAASASKMMAAKSATAANPLMKPSPLQDEAPQFDKIKVEDYRPAFAAGFKQHNAEIAAIANSSQPATFDNTIVAMEKSGALLTRVAHVFFNLAGLNSNKQYQAIETEIAPKISQHNDNIYLNPKLFARVAKIYHSDDKMNAVDKRLVKNYYDQFVRAGAKLSDQDKAKVRNINSELAKLSTEFSKNILESFKNDTILVTDKQQLDGLSDSEIASLAAAAKKAGKTGYMITLVNTTRQPILGSLKNRALREKIWNTSANRAQETNGPLIVRMAELRADKAKLLGYPNWAAYVTADQMAKTPKAVFKMLDQLAPKAVAKAKSEAADIKAEMDREGADINKLQPWDWAYYANKVRAAKYDLDESEVKPYFEFNRVLKDGLFFAMNKLYGITVKPRKDLPVWNPNVKAFEIFDKDGSSIGLFYLDPYAREGKNGGAWMDEWVTQSFLLKHKPVVYNALNIPKPAAGQPTLMTFDEVSTMFHEFGHAVHGLFSQVKYPSLAGTSTARDFVEFPSQFNEDWSINPIVIANYAKNYKTGKPIPKALLDKVLRAHKFNQGFDTTEYLAAALLDMEWHSIPAGEKITDFNAFEQKALAKHGIDYTPVPPRYKSAYFSHIFSGGYSSGYYAYLWTEVFAADAFAYMKEHGGLTRENGDNYRNNVLSRGNSRDLMEDYVKFRGQEPSIDALLKRRGLVDKQGQ, encoded by the coding sequence ATGCGCAAATCCCTGATCGCTACCGCCATTGGCGTCAGCCTGGCCATTAGTGCCCACGCAAATGAAACACCGACCAGTCACCAGAATCCCGCCGCCAGCGCCAGCAAGATGATGGCCGCCAAAAGCGCTACCGCAGCCAACCCGCTGATGAAGCCGAGCCCGCTACAGGACGAAGCCCCGCAGTTCGACAAGATCAAGGTCGAAGACTACCGCCCCGCGTTTGCCGCCGGTTTCAAACAACACAACGCCGAAATCGCAGCAATTGCCAACAGCTCCCAGCCCGCCACTTTCGACAACACCATCGTGGCAATGGAAAAGAGCGGTGCACTGCTGACCCGGGTTGCCCACGTCTTCTTCAACCTGGCCGGACTCAACTCCAACAAGCAATACCAGGCGATTGAAACGGAAATTGCTCCGAAGATTTCCCAGCACAATGACAACATCTACCTGAACCCGAAGCTGTTCGCGCGCGTCGCCAAGATTTACCACAGCGACGATAAAATGAATGCCGTCGACAAGCGCCTGGTGAAGAATTACTACGACCAGTTTGTCCGCGCCGGCGCCAAGCTGTCGGACCAGGACAAAGCCAAAGTTCGCAACATCAACAGCGAACTGGCAAAGCTGTCTACCGAGTTCTCGAAGAATATCCTCGAGTCATTCAAAAATGACACCATTCTGGTGACCGACAAGCAACAGCTCGACGGCCTGTCGGACTCCGAAATTGCCTCACTGGCAGCCGCGGCGAAAAAGGCCGGCAAGACCGGCTACATGATCACCCTGGTCAACACCACCCGCCAGCCGATCCTGGGCAGCCTGAAAAACCGCGCACTGCGCGAGAAAATCTGGAACACCTCCGCCAACCGCGCGCAGGAAACCAATGGCCCGCTGATCGTGCGCATGGCCGAACTGCGTGCCGACAAGGCGAAGCTGCTGGGCTACCCGAACTGGGCCGCCTACGTCACTGCCGACCAGATGGCCAAGACCCCGAAAGCCGTGTTCAAGATGCTGGACCAGCTGGCACCCAAGGCCGTGGCCAAGGCCAAGTCTGAAGCGGCAGATATCAAGGCAGAGATGGACCGCGAAGGCGCCGACATCAATAAACTGCAGCCGTGGGACTGGGCTTACTACGCCAACAAGGTACGCGCAGCCAAGTACGACCTGGACGAGAGCGAGGTCAAGCCCTACTTCGAGTTCAACCGCGTGCTGAAAGATGGCCTGTTCTTCGCCATGAACAAGCTGTACGGCATCACCGTCAAGCCGCGCAAGGATCTGCCGGTGTGGAATCCGAACGTGAAGGCGTTTGAGATCTTCGACAAAGACGGCAGCTCCATCGGCCTGTTCTACCTGGATCCGTACGCCCGCGAAGGCAAGAACGGCGGTGCCTGGATGGATGAGTGGGTCACCCAGAGCTTCCTGCTGAAGCACAAGCCGGTGGTGTACAACGCGCTCAACATTCCCAAGCCGGCGGCCGGCCAGCCGACGTTGATGACGTTCGACGAAGTCAGCACCATGTTCCACGAGTTCGGCCACGCCGTGCACGGCCTCTTCTCCCAGGTGAAATACCCGAGCCTCGCCGGCACTTCCACCGCGCGTGACTTCGTTGAGTTCCCGTCCCAGTTCAACGAGGACTGGAGCATCAACCCGATCGTGATCGCCAATTACGCCAAGAACTACAAAACCGGCAAGCCGATCCCGAAGGCGCTGCTGGACAAAGTGCTGAGAGCGCACAAGTTCAACCAGGGCTTCGACACCACCGAATACCTGGCAGCGGCATTGCTGGACATGGAGTGGCACAGCATTCCGGCCGGAGAGAAGATCACGGACTTCAACGCATTTGAGCAGAAGGCCCTGGCCAAGCACGGTATCGACTACACGCCGGTTCCGCCGCGCTACAAGTCCGCTTACTTCAGCCACATCTTCTCTGGCGGTTACTCTTCCGGTTACTACGCTTACCTGTGGACCGAAGTGTTTGCTGCAGACGCCTTCGCCTATATGAAGGAGCACGGCGGCCTGACCCGTGAGAACGGCGACAACTACCGCAACAACGTTCTGTCGCGCGGTAACAGCCGGGATCTGATGGAGGACTACGTCAAGTTCCGCGGCCAGGAGCCGAGCATCGATGCACTGCTGAAGCGTCGCGGCCTGGTGGACAAGCAGGGCCAATAA
- a CDS encoding nuclear transport factor 2 family protein: MTSFGWLTPAFASEPPTGGKGVNVMTRYMMVFGKLENKLLAAQGAGDKAAVIAQLNPFFELNTYDHKRLTRDAFAARKPNSTQRKISGLRVYEVGENAIANFVLQSPDGKDLSIVDVWSRKGQDWQLRLRFESNY; the protein is encoded by the coding sequence GTGACCAGCTTCGGCTGGCTCACTCCTGCGTTTGCGTCCGAGCCCCCGACCGGGGGCAAGGGCGTGAATGTGATGACGCGCTATATGATGGTATTTGGGAAACTGGAAAACAAACTGCTTGCGGCGCAAGGCGCCGGCGACAAAGCCGCCGTCATCGCCCAGCTGAATCCCTTTTTCGAACTGAACACCTACGATCACAAACGCCTTACCCGCGATGCTTTCGCCGCACGGAAACCAAACTCTACGCAGCGGAAAATCAGCGGCCTTCGCGTCTACGAAGTTGGCGAAAATGCCATCGCCAATTTTGTTCTGCAGTCGCCTGACGGAAAGGATCTTTCAATCGTTGATGTCTGGTCCAGGAAGGGGCAGGACTGGCAGTTGCGGCTTCGCTTCGAATCCAACTATTGA
- a CDS encoding arylsulfatase, whose amino-acid sequence MEDASPATADSTTTNREDNGSWPDREHLPIPLSPFKGKIGKTYKDSTADWQKHAAAPDGAPNVIIVLLDDVGFGQASTFGGLISTPKLDELASEGLKYNRFHTTSICGPTRAALLTGRNHHMTGNGFLMEWATGFPSYSTMMPRDTATIGRILQDNGYATWWFGKNHNTPDWETTVAGPFNNWPTGLGFDYFYGFNAGETDQYYPVLFENTTPVEPDKTPAEGYHFMTDMTDRAIARMKLSKSVAPDKPFFMYFAPGATHAPHQEPAEWRDKYKGKFDMGWEKYREEVHKRQLDMGIIPPGTKLTPRPDWVRPWDSLTDVQKKIYTRLMENFAGYLSFADHEVGRLLDAVKQLPDADNTMVIYIVGDNGASAEGGPNGTFNEIASLNGIQTPLEDLVPLLDKVGQPGTEPHYPRGWAWAGDAPFQWVKQVASHLGGTRNPMVVSWPAKIKHDDQPRDAFLHVIDVVPTILEAAHIPMPETVDGIEQKPLEGKSFLPSFDNPEFKGRSSQYFEIFTNRSMYKDGWKADAQHTLPWRQDLAPGNWDKDRWELYYLPDDFSEAVDLADKKPEKLAEMKKLFDEAAQQYHVYPFDDRGSARLAIPKPLPPGAKPDAKLFTYFAGATRIPETAAPPMKNRSWTVTAKVKADGAKTDGVILGFGGSAAGLTLYLDKGIPVFVYNYFNSYTTLKGKSALSGDATIAVQFEYQGGDKTGGPALVTLMVNGEQVAQQKMDATVSGRFGADTFGIGADTGQPVTPEYEPPYPFNGAIDKVTVELQ is encoded by the coding sequence ATGGAAGACGCATCTCCCGCGACCGCCGATAGCACCACCACCAACCGCGAGGACAACGGCAGCTGGCCCGATCGCGAACACCTGCCCATTCCGCTGTCGCCGTTCAAGGGCAAGATCGGCAAGACCTATAAGGATTCCACCGCTGACTGGCAGAAACATGCCGCCGCACCCGACGGCGCACCGAACGTGATCATCGTGTTACTCGACGACGTGGGGTTCGGTCAGGCCTCGACTTTCGGCGGACTGATTTCCACACCGAAGCTCGACGAGCTGGCCAGCGAGGGACTTAAATACAACCGCTTTCACACCACCTCTATCTGTGGACCGACGCGCGCGGCGCTGCTCACCGGGCGCAATCACCATATGACCGGCAACGGCTTCCTGATGGAGTGGGCTACCGGCTTCCCCAGCTATTCGACGATGATGCCCCGCGACACTGCCACCATCGGCAGGATCCTGCAGGACAATGGCTACGCCACCTGGTGGTTCGGCAAGAATCACAACACCCCCGACTGGGAAACGACCGTGGCAGGCCCGTTCAATAACTGGCCCACCGGCCTCGGTTTCGATTACTTCTACGGTTTCAATGCCGGCGAAACCGATCAGTATTACCCGGTGCTGTTCGAGAATACGACGCCGGTAGAGCCCGACAAGACGCCCGCCGAGGGCTACCACTTCATGACCGATATGACAGATCGCGCCATTGCGCGTATGAAGCTGTCCAAGTCGGTGGCGCCTGACAAACCCTTCTTCATGTACTTCGCTCCGGGCGCGACCCACGCACCGCACCAGGAGCCGGCGGAATGGCGCGACAAGTACAAGGGCAAGTTCGATATGGGCTGGGAGAAGTACCGCGAGGAGGTGCACAAACGCCAGCTCGATATGGGCATCATTCCGCCCGGCACCAAACTCACCCCGCGACCGGACTGGGTGCGGCCCTGGGACTCCCTGACGGATGTGCAGAAAAAGATTTACACCCGGCTGATGGAGAATTTCGCCGGCTACCTGTCATTTGCCGATCACGAAGTCGGGCGGCTGCTGGATGCGGTGAAGCAACTGCCGGATGCCGACAACACCATGGTGATCTATATCGTCGGCGATAACGGCGCCTCTGCCGAGGGTGGCCCCAATGGCACCTTTAACGAAATCGCCTCGCTGAACGGTATCCAGACGCCACTCGAAGACCTGGTGCCGCTGCTCGACAAAGTCGGCCAGCCCGGCACGGAACCACACTATCCGCGCGGCTGGGCCTGGGCCGGCGATGCGCCCTTCCAGTGGGTCAAACAGGTGGCTTCGCACCTCGGCGGCACGCGCAACCCGATGGTGGTCAGCTGGCCGGCAAAAATTAAACACGACGACCAACCGCGGGATGCCTTCCTGCATGTGATCGATGTGGTGCCGACGATTCTCGAGGCCGCCCATATCCCGATGCCGGAAACCGTAGATGGTATCGAGCAGAAGCCGCTGGAGGGCAAATCCTTCCTGCCAAGCTTTGACAACCCGGAGTTCAAGGGGCGCTCCTCGCAGTATTTCGAAATTTTCACCAACCGCTCCATGTACAAGGACGGCTGGAAAGCCGACGCCCAGCACACGCTCCCGTGGCGGCAGGACCTGGCGCCGGGCAACTGGGACAAGGACCGCTGGGAGCTGTACTACCTGCCGGATGATTTCTCCGAGGCCGTGGACCTGGCGGACAAGAAGCCGGAGAAGCTGGCTGAGATGAAGAAACTGTTCGACGAGGCCGCGCAGCAGTATCACGTCTATCCATTTGACGATCGCGGCTCAGCCCGCCTGGCGATTCCGAAGCCACTGCCACCCGGTGCCAAGCCAGACGCCAAACTCTTCACTTACTTCGCCGGCGCCACGCGTATTCCCGAAACCGCGGCGCCGCCCATGAAGAATCGCTCCTGGACGGTTACCGCAAAGGTAAAAGCCGACGGCGCCAAAACAGACGGCGTAATCCTCGGCTTTGGCGGCTCCGCCGCGGGGCTCACTCTGTACCTAGACAAGGGCATCCCGGTATTCGTGTACAACTACTTCAATAGCTACACCACCCTGAAAGGCAAGAGCGCGCTCAGTGGCGACGCGACCATTGCGGTGCAGTTTGAGTATCAGGGAGGTGACAAGACCGGCGGCCCGGCGCTGGTGACGCTGATGGTCAATGGTGAGCAGGTGGCGCAACAGAAGATGGATGCCACCGTGTCCGGGCGCTTCGGGGCGGATACCTTCGGTATTGGTGCAGACACCGGCCAACCGGTGACCCCGGAATACGAGCCGCCCTACCCGTTCAACGGGGCCATCGACAAGGTCACCGTCGAACTGCAATAG